The following proteins come from a genomic window of candidate division KSB1 bacterium:
- a CDS encoding Gfo/Idh/MocA family oxidoreductase, with the protein MRPISRRGFVKTMAGATAAFAALGKAEAQATPKKASANERLGVALIGSGGRGRSLLDDFLRTGQVDVVAIADVDEEMLDKGLNKVEAAQGKRPAGYRDFRRVLERKDVDAVIVATPDHWHALPTIYACQAGKDVYVEKPLAKTIQEGRAMVNAARRYNRIVQVGTQQRSADHFKKAVEYVQSGKLGKIRMVRAWAYLDWKGGLGNPADTTPPSTVDYDFWLGPAPKRPFNPARFHFTFRWFWDYSGGLMTDWGAHMVDIAMWAMGEDPIGAMAIGGKYGYPDDIMETPDTQQSIVEFPSFSLLWEHMIGCGIGPWQREHGVEFHGQNGILVVDRGGWEVYAETDKIDRPDRIYKMMPVPRQAGSSDYSFTHVQNFVDSVKSRKPPIADVEIGHKSVIACHLANIAVRLRRYIRWDPQKEEVVGDPEAQRLVLAEYRKPWELPKI; encoded by the coding sequence ATGAGACCGATTTCACGGCGAGGCTTTGTCAAGACCATGGCGGGTGCCACAGCTGCCTTTGCCGCGCTCGGCAAAGCGGAGGCGCAAGCGACCCCGAAGAAGGCGAGCGCCAATGAGCGCCTGGGGGTGGCTCTCATCGGAAGTGGAGGCCGCGGACGAAGCCTCCTGGACGATTTCCTGCGCACGGGCCAGGTGGACGTGGTCGCCATCGCGGACGTGGACGAGGAGATGCTCGACAAGGGGCTCAACAAGGTGGAGGCAGCCCAGGGCAAACGGCCGGCGGGATATCGTGATTTCCGCCGCGTGTTGGAACGCAAGGACGTGGACGCAGTCATCGTGGCGACGCCGGACCACTGGCACGCCCTTCCCACGATCTACGCCTGCCAGGCCGGAAAAGATGTGTACGTCGAGAAGCCCCTTGCAAAGACCATCCAAGAAGGCCGGGCGATGGTGAACGCGGCCCGGCGCTACAACCGGATCGTCCAGGTGGGAACGCAGCAGCGCAGTGCCGACCACTTCAAAAAAGCCGTGGAGTACGTCCAATCGGGCAAGCTGGGCAAGATCCGGATGGTCCGTGCCTGGGCCTATCTGGACTGGAAGGGAGGATTGGGCAATCCCGCGGATACCACACCCCCGTCCACCGTCGACTACGACTTCTGGCTCGGACCTGCCCCCAAGCGGCCTTTCAACCCGGCTCGTTTCCACTTCACCTTCCGATGGTTCTGGGACTACTCCGGCGGCCTGATGACCGACTGGGGGGCGCACATGGTGGATATCGCCATGTGGGCCATGGGCGAGGATCCGATCGGCGCCATGGCCATCGGCGGCAAGTACGGCTACCCCGACGACATCATGGAGACACCCGACACCCAGCAGTCCATTGTGGAATTCCCAAGCTTCTCCCTCCTCTGGGAGCACATGATCGGATGCGGGATCGGACCCTGGCAGCGCGAACACGGGGTGGAATTCCACGGCCAGAACGGGATCCTGGTCGTGGACCGCGGAGGCTGGGAGGTGTACGCCGAGACGGACAAGATCGACCGCCCCGACCGCATCTACAAGATGATGCCTGTACCCCGCCAGGCGGGATCGAGCGACTACAGCTTCACCCACGTACAAAACTTCGTGGATTCGGTGAAATCGCGCAAACCCCCAATTGCGGACGTCGAGATCGGCCATAAGTCGGTCATCGCCTGCCATCTGGCGAACATCGCCGTGAGGCTGCGCCGCTACATCCGATGGGACCCGCAGAAAGAGGAGGTAGTCGGCGATCCTGAGGCCCAGCGGCTGGTCCTGGCCGAGTACCGCAAGCCGTGGGAGCTGCCCAAGATCTGA
- a CDS encoding SDR family oxidoreductase: MGAGAALITGAAKRIGRAIALELARAGFDIGIHYRGGAEAAKEAKAEIEQLGVRCELFEADFGPGFQAEELVRRAAELLPGLSVLVNNVSVFEAGDLLDVDEKQFERVLAVNLRAPFFLTQAFARHCRKGVVVNILDTRVAQNPTQHFVYTLSKKALREFTKMAALALAPDIRVSAVCPGAILPPPGQDASYLAEKARRIPARRSGSPEDVARAVLYLVQNPFVTGEEIFVDGGEHLL; the protein is encoded by the coding sequence ATGGGTGCCGGTGCGGCGTTAATCACGGGTGCTGCCAAGAGGATCGGTAGGGCGATCGCCCTCGAGCTGGCTCGGGCGGGTTTCGACATCGGCATCCACTACCGCGGCGGCGCCGAGGCTGCGAAAGAGGCGAAAGCGGAGATAGAACAGCTCGGCGTGCGCTGCGAGCTTTTCGAAGCCGATTTCGGCCCTGGTTTCCAAGCGGAAGAGCTGGTTCGCCGCGCGGCAGAGCTCCTGCCAGGGCTCTCGGTCCTGGTCAATAACGTTTCGGTCTTCGAAGCCGGTGACCTTCTCGATGTCGACGAGAAGCAATTCGAGCGCGTCCTGGCTGTGAACCTGCGCGCACCCTTCTTCCTGACCCAGGCCTTCGCGCGACACTGCCGGAAAGGGGTGGTGGTGAACATTCTGGACACGAGGGTGGCTCAGAACCCCACGCAGCATTTTGTGTACACCCTGTCCAAAAAGGCTTTGCGCGAGTTCACGAAAATGGCCGCCCTGGCTCTGGCGCCGGACATCCGGGTCAGCGCCGTTTGCCCTGGTGCGATCCTCCCACCGCCGGGACAAGACGCGTCCTACCTTGCCGAGAAGGCCAGGAGGATACCGGCGCGAAGAAGTGGGTCGCCGGAAGATGTTGCCCGCGCGGTGCTTTACCTCGTCCAAAACCCCTTCGTGACGGGCGAGGAGATCTTCGTCGACGGTGGGGAACACCTCCTCTGA
- the folB gene encoding dihydroneopterin aldolase: MLIRIKNLRLRTILGVEDWERRERQDVVINVEVEFDGSDAVQSDKLEHTLDYKALTKRIIQEVESSRFHLLETLAQHVLNLVLEQERVIAARVEVDKPNALRFADSVSVVCSGRKGP; this comes from the coding sequence ATGCTCATCCGGATCAAGAACCTTCGTCTCCGCACCATTCTCGGGGTGGAGGACTGGGAGCGCCGGGAAAGGCAGGATGTGGTCATTAATGTCGAGGTCGAGTTTGACGGATCGGACGCCGTGCAGAGCGACAAGCTGGAACACACGCTCGACTACAAGGCCCTCACGAAGCGAATCATCCAGGAGGTGGAAAGCTCCCGTTTCCATCTGCTGGAGACACTTGCCCAGCACGTGCTGAACCTTGTCCTGGAGCAGGAGCGGGTGATCGCGGCCCGGGTGGAAGTCGACAAGCCCAATGCCCTGCGCTTCGCCGACTCCGTCTCCGTGGTCTGTTCGGGGAGGAAGGGGCCGTGA
- the folK gene encoding 2-amino-4-hydroxy-6-hydroxymethyldihydropteridine diphosphokinase, protein MNRAVISVGSNIDPEEHTRRARERIAQRFKLLAESEFVETEPIGRPDQPNFLNGALLIETDLSRQELKAWLRALEEELGRVRTGDRYGPRTIDLDIVVWNDEVVEFEVYDRPYLRRAVQQLLPHLGL, encoded by the coding sequence GTGAATCGGGCCGTGATCAGTGTGGGTTCCAATATCGACCCGGAAGAGCACACTCGTCGCGCCAGGGAAAGGATCGCGCAGCGATTCAAGCTCCTGGCGGAGTCCGAGTTTGTGGAGACGGAGCCCATCGGCCGGCCGGACCAGCCCAACTTTCTCAACGGGGCTCTTCTCATCGAGACGGACCTGAGCCGCCAGGAGCTCAAGGCCTGGCTTCGGGCGCTGGAAGAGGAGCTTGGACGTGTGCGAACGGGCGATCGGTACGGTCCCCGCACGATTGACCTGGACATCGTGGTGTGGAACGACGAGGTTGTCGAGTTCGAGGTCTACGACAGACCCTACCTGCGAAGGGCGGTGCAACAGCTACTCCCGCACCTGGGTCTCTGA
- a CDS encoding glucose 1-dehydrogenase yields MGVSGKVAIVTGASSGIGRATALAFAREGAKVALVARDERRLRETAAQFWGTSGEALVVPADVTLPADCERVVRTVVHEWGGIDILVNAAGIIASGSIESTSLEDWDRMFAINVRAVFYLMHLCVPYLIQRKGNIVNVSSVTGLRAFPNVLAYCASKAALDHLTRCAALELAPKGVRVNAVNPGVVVTELHRRGGMDEQAYAEFLERSKSTHPLGRVGRPEEVAELILFLASPHASWITGDTVSIDGGRAQTCLR; encoded by the coding sequence ATGGGAGTTTCCGGCAAGGTGGCGATTGTGACGGGGGCCAGCAGCGGGATCGGCCGGGCCACGGCGCTGGCCTTTGCGCGCGAGGGGGCCAAGGTGGCCCTTGTGGCGCGCGACGAACGGCGTCTTCGGGAGACGGCAGCGCAGTTTTGGGGCACGTCCGGCGAAGCCCTCGTTGTGCCAGCCGACGTGACCCTCCCGGCCGACTGTGAGCGCGTAGTCCGCACCGTGGTGCACGAATGGGGGGGCATCGATATCTTGGTCAACGCGGCCGGGATTATCGCCAGTGGCAGCATTGAAAGCACGTCCCTTGAGGACTGGGACCGGATGTTTGCGATCAACGTGCGGGCCGTCTTCTACCTGATGCACCTGTGCGTCCCGTACCTGATCCAGCGGAAGGGCAACATCGTGAACGTGTCCAGTGTGACGGGGCTGAGGGCGTTCCCCAACGTCCTTGCGTATTGCGCCAGCAAGGCAGCCCTCGATCACCTCACGCGCTGCGCCGCCTTGGAGCTTGCCCCCAAGGGGGTGCGCGTCAATGCCGTGAATCCTGGCGTGGTCGTCACGGAGCTTCACCGGCGCGGCGGGATGGACGAGCAGGCCTACGCGGAATTCCTCGAACGCAGCAAGTCCACACACCCCCTGGGGCGCGTCGGCAGGCCAGAGGAGGTGGCCGAGCTCATCCTGTTCCTTGCGTCTCCCCACGCGTCCTGGATCACGGGCGATACGGTGAGCATCGACGGGGGTCGCGCTCAGACCTGCCTGCGTTAG
- a CDS encoding glycosyl hydrolase-related protein, whose amino-acid sequence MVDPQREVAFVVSETHWDREWYHPFQEFRYHLVFLVQKLLDLMQERPDYRVFVFDGQSVVIPDVLEVAPEMEEPLRRLSRAGRIRFGPWYVLPDEFLVSAESLVRNLHYGHRIAEKFGGAMNVGYVPDGFGHPAQLPQVLAGFGIRRAILWRGMGEEAEDLGSEFLWEALDGTQVLAVWLPQGYGNFGNLGYPRNWGDMRGYRPSLDEADRRLGERLAVLRRFGRCGVYLLMNGLDHLPPQPELPDLLRGLQERHPELEIRHASFEELFDEIERRLPELPALKIYQGEFNSGKHAVILQGVYSSRVYLKQANFELETKLVHSLEPLLALALTVGGPHLWRNFLDYAWRELMKNHPHDDICGCSVDAVHRNNEHIYEQVRQVVHKLEHEVLHFLGWQVRLPHSQGTPFVVWNTAGFPRSEWVRTELWFDGQDPAASGFRLELPDGREVPYVLLETRGEEGVNYLTPLRKRVACVWLKLPDVPPGGWQTIVAVPGTPRPPRKTVVVDPAKRRMENEFLLIDLHEDGTFDLQDKRTGNRYERLHWLEDTEDVGDEYDYSPAPNSLSLDTKGVKAEIELVRLGGVVAEARIRRRWELPARFDREQGKRSDQKVPVEVQTILRVVAESPRVDIETEVHNRACDHRLRVHFPTGVKAEFAEVDEQFALLRRRIALPLEKDPVQPPSPTRHFQRFVSLGRGGRGLALVAHGLHEYEATEDGDLALTLFRSVGWLSRNDLLTRKGHAGWAIPTPEAQCLRTLRFSYALLPHEGEVRRSDVYNALLGFVLPIQVARADWKPSLGIDLPPEERPLKEEPAFRRSGVLPDRASLVKIEGEGVVLSSLKPAWRGEGIVVRVYSVNTVGTEVRAEWLWPLRHAFEVNLNEEYLNTVACRDNEFRFHLRPGQIRTFLVIPEVGPAPGAH is encoded by the coding sequence ATGGTCGATCCCCAGCGCGAAGTTGCCTTCGTCGTATCGGAGACACATTGGGATAGGGAGTGGTATCACCCCTTCCAGGAGTTCCGGTACCACCTTGTGTTCCTGGTGCAGAAGCTCCTGGACCTTATGCAGGAGCGCCCCGACTACCGGGTTTTCGTGTTCGATGGCCAGTCGGTTGTGATTCCGGATGTGTTGGAGGTTGCGCCGGAGATGGAAGAGCCTCTCCGCCGCCTCAGTCGGGCCGGCAGGATCCGGTTTGGCCCGTGGTACGTCTTGCCGGACGAGTTCCTGGTGTCCGCGGAGTCCCTCGTTCGGAATCTCCACTACGGCCATCGTATAGCGGAGAAGTTCGGCGGGGCGATGAATGTGGGGTATGTGCCAGACGGTTTTGGCCACCCCGCCCAGCTGCCTCAGGTTCTGGCGGGATTTGGGATCCGTCGCGCGATCCTGTGGCGCGGCATGGGGGAAGAGGCTGAGGACCTGGGATCGGAATTCCTTTGGGAGGCTCTCGACGGGACGCAGGTGCTTGCGGTGTGGCTCCCCCAGGGCTACGGAAACTTCGGGAACCTGGGCTATCCGCGAAATTGGGGGGACATGCGAGGCTATAGGCCTTCGCTGGACGAGGCGGATAGAAGGTTGGGGGAGCGCCTGGCCGTGCTCCGACGCTTCGGGCGCTGCGGAGTCTATCTCCTGATGAACGGCCTCGATCACCTTCCCCCGCAGCCTGAGCTTCCGGATCTCTTACGCGGGTTGCAGGAACGCCACCCCGAGCTGGAAATCCGTCACGCCTCCTTCGAGGAGCTGTTCGACGAGATCGAGAGACGCCTGCCGGAACTCCCTGCCCTGAAGATCTACCAGGGCGAATTCAACTCGGGGAAGCACGCGGTCATTCTGCAGGGGGTGTATTCCTCCCGCGTCTATCTGAAGCAGGCCAATTTCGAGCTTGAGACAAAGCTCGTCCACTCCCTGGAACCCCTTCTCGCCCTGGCCCTGACCGTCGGTGGCCCCCATCTGTGGCGCAACTTCCTCGATTACGCCTGGCGCGAACTGATGAAGAACCATCCCCACGACGACATCTGCGGCTGTAGCGTCGACGCGGTTCACCGCAACAACGAGCACATCTACGAGCAGGTGCGCCAGGTCGTGCACAAGTTGGAGCACGAGGTACTGCACTTCCTCGGCTGGCAAGTGAGGCTACCGCACTCTCAGGGCACGCCATTCGTTGTTTGGAACACGGCCGGATTCCCGCGATCCGAGTGGGTCCGGACCGAGCTCTGGTTCGACGGGCAGGATCCCGCAGCCTCGGGCTTTCGGCTCGAGCTGCCCGACGGCAGGGAGGTGCCGTACGTGCTCCTCGAGACCCGCGGCGAGGAGGGGGTGAACTATCTGACTCCGCTCCGCAAGCGGGTCGCCTGCGTCTGGCTCAAGCTTCCGGACGTCCCGCCCGGAGGATGGCAGACAATCGTGGCTGTTCCCGGTACCCCTCGCCCGCCGCGCAAGACAGTCGTCGTCGATCCGGCGAAGCGGCGGATGGAGAACGAATTCCTCCTCATCGATCTGCACGAGGACGGCACCTTTGACCTGCAGGATAAACGCACCGGAAATCGCTACGAACGTCTCCACTGGCTCGAAGACACGGAGGATGTGGGCGACGAGTACGACTATTCCCCGGCGCCCAACTCCTTGTCCCTGGACACGAAAGGCGTAAAGGCGGAAATAGAATTAGTCCGTCTGGGTGGTGTGGTAGCGGAGGCAAGGATCCGGCGTCGGTGGGAGCTTCCGGCGCGCTTTGACCGCGAGCAAGGTAAGCGCTCTGACCAGAAAGTGCCGGTGGAGGTTCAGACGATTCTGCGAGTGGTGGCCGAGAGTCCTCGTGTCGACATCGAGACGGAGGTCCACAACAGAGCCTGCGACCACCGACTACGCGTGCATTTCCCGACCGGGGTGAAAGCGGAATTCGCTGAGGTCGACGAGCAATTTGCCCTCCTGCGGCGGCGCATCGCCCTGCCCCTCGAGAAGGATCCCGTCCAGCCTCCCTCGCCGACGCGACATTTCCAGCGCTTTGTGTCTCTGGGCAGAGGGGGACGTGGTCTGGCTCTTGTCGCGCACGGCCTTCACGAGTACGAGGCGACGGAGGACGGCGATCTGGCCCTGACTCTGTTCCGCAGCGTGGGCTGGCTGTCCCGGAACGACCTCCTAACGCGCAAAGGACATGCGGGCTGGGCGATCCCGACCCCGGAAGCCCAGTGTCTTCGAACGCTGCGATTTTCCTACGCCCTGCTTCCGCACGAAGGCGAGGTGCGCCGATCCGACGTCTACAACGCTCTCCTTGGCTTCGTTCTGCCGATTCAAGTGGCCCGGGCGGACTGGAAACCGTCCCTCGGCATTGACCTGCCGCCGGAGGAAAGGCCCCTAAAGGAGGAGCCTGCGTTTCGGAGGAGCGGGGTGTTGCCGGACCGGGCAAGCTTGGTGAAGATCGAGGGTGAAGGGGTCGTCCTGAGCAGCCTTAAGCCGGCTTGGAGAGGGGAAGGCATTGTGGTGCGCGTCTATTCCGTCAACACTGTGGGCACCGAAGTGAGGGCGGAATGGCTCTGGCCGCTTCGCCACGCCTTCGAGGTGAACCTCAACGAGGAATACCTCAACACCGTGGCATGCCGGGACAACGAGTTTCGCTTTCACCTTCGCCCGGGTCAGATCCGTACCTTCCTGGTGATCCCAGAGGTAGGGCCGGCCCCGGGCGCGCATTAG
- a CDS encoding L-fucose/L-arabinose isomerase family protein yields MRKTNIGIVMLTDEREHVHTQTDAQNMEIVRRWAEIICTEGRTFDGETYNVVIGHKIVYDVRTAQEVGRQLSEADVKSIIFCYNVWNFPFLVWPVLNSVGRDLPILSLSNNNGRFPGNVGLLATDGALRQAGFRTHRIVGEMDDPKVRRQVLNWVRAAQAVTTIRNEVFGCYGGHSMGMETGFAHLTPTLKALGTTVRQIDQLLLVEKMKEVDEKEVEAGRKWFEELLGPRLRYDGRILTPETLKTQIRLYLAMELVNKEKGFDFCGLKGQRELTEYVCLGDVPEMLMNDPYDWRGPKEPMVCATEADFYAAVTMQLLKYVSGGLPTLFMDVRLYHPDRDLWDFCNSGNHATYYAKRSRDPRENFSVVTFHPALEFYFKAGGASVEFDAAPGPLTFARLGLWDEKPYMVIVEGEAVELPADVRKQLNAMTDPTWPHVHARLRCSFDEFIQIFPCNHILAVEGDWVDALVMLCEITGIVPVLLGERGRSRIVPIWERVR; encoded by the coding sequence ATGCGCAAGACGAATATCGGCATTGTAATGCTCACCGACGAGCGGGAACACGTACACACCCAGACGGACGCCCAGAACATGGAGATCGTCCGTCGCTGGGCCGAGATCATCTGCACCGAGGGGCGTACGTTCGACGGCGAGACGTACAACGTAGTGATTGGGCACAAGATCGTCTACGACGTGCGCACCGCTCAGGAAGTCGGCCGCCAGCTTTCGGAGGCCGATGTGAAGTCGATCATCTTCTGCTACAACGTCTGGAACTTTCCCTTCCTCGTCTGGCCGGTCCTCAATAGCGTAGGCCGGGATCTTCCCATCCTCAGCCTCTCGAATAACAACGGCCGGTTTCCGGGCAATGTGGGACTGCTGGCCACGGACGGGGCCTTGCGCCAGGCTGGGTTCCGGACGCACCGAATCGTAGGGGAAATGGATGATCCGAAGGTTCGGAGACAGGTCCTGAACTGGGTACGAGCGGCTCAGGCCGTCACGACCATTCGCAACGAGGTCTTCGGCTGCTACGGTGGTCACTCGATGGGGATGGAGACCGGTTTCGCCCATCTTACGCCCACGCTAAAGGCTCTGGGCACCACCGTGCGGCAGATCGACCAGCTTCTCCTCGTCGAGAAAATGAAAGAAGTGGACGAGAAGGAGGTGGAAGCTGGCCGCAAGTGGTTTGAAGAGCTCTTGGGCCCCCGCCTGCGCTACGACGGCAGAATCCTCACGCCCGAGACCCTGAAGACCCAGATCCGGCTCTATTTGGCCATGGAGCTGGTCAACAAGGAGAAAGGGTTCGATTTCTGCGGCCTCAAGGGCCAGAGGGAGCTCACCGAGTACGTCTGTCTCGGTGACGTGCCGGAGATGCTGATGAACGATCCCTACGACTGGCGCGGGCCGAAGGAGCCTATGGTTTGCGCCACGGAAGCGGACTTCTACGCCGCCGTGACCATGCAGCTGCTCAAGTACGTCAGCGGTGGCCTACCGACGCTGTTCATGGACGTGCGTCTCTATCATCCGGACCGGGACTTGTGGGATTTCTGCAACTCGGGCAATCACGCCACGTACTACGCCAAGCGGAGCCGTGACCCCAGAGAGAACTTTTCCGTCGTCACCTTCCATCCGGCGCTCGAATTCTACTTCAAGGCTGGGGGCGCCTCGGTAGAATTCGATGCTGCACCGGGTCCGCTCACCTTCGCGCGTCTCGGGCTATGGGATGAAAAGCCGTACATGGTGATCGTAGAGGGTGAGGCGGTGGAACTCCCTGCGGACGTTCGGAAGCAGCTGAATGCGATGACAGACCCCACGTGGCCCCACGTGCACGCGCGGCTGCGCTGCAGCTTTGACGAGTTCATCCAGATCTTCCCGTGCAACCATATTCTGGCCGTGGAGGGAGACTGGGTGGATGCGCTGGTGATGCTCTGCGAGATCACCGGCATTGTCCCTGTGCTCCTTGGGGAGCGCGGCCGCAGCCGGATCGTGCCCATCTGGGAAAGGGTGCGGTAG
- a CDS encoding superoxide dismutase, translating into MPNRRNFLKTAPAAVGAAAAIVSGGGDPTAEDIFALPRDAQGNYLLPPLPYSYDALEPHIDAETMRLHHDLHHAGYVKGLNDALATLQKCLETGDHTAAAQAAQKAAFHGSGHVLHSIFWTNMSPKGGGEPEGDLARRIAAEFRSFEAFKSQFVSVANSVEGSGWGVLGYHQGLRRLLILQAEKHQNLTIWGVIPLLVVDVWEHAYYLRYQNRRGEYLKAFFNVIDWENVAARLRAAEKL; encoded by the coding sequence ATGCCCAATCGTCGCAACTTTCTGAAGACGGCGCCCGCCGCCGTCGGAGCCGCTGCCGCCATCGTGAGCGGAGGCGGCGATCCAACCGCAGAAGACATCTTCGCCCTGCCGCGGGACGCTCAGGGAAACTACCTTCTGCCGCCACTCCCCTACTCCTACGATGCGCTGGAACCGCACATCGACGCGGAAACGATGCGCCTTCACCACGATCTTCACCATGCCGGCTACGTCAAAGGCCTAAACGACGCGCTCGCCACACTCCAGAAGTGCCTCGAGACTGGGGACCACACCGCGGCGGCCCAGGCAGCTCAGAAGGCGGCGTTCCACGGCTCAGGCCATGTCCTCCACTCGATCTTCTGGACGAACATGTCCCCGAAAGGAGGAGGGGAACCCGAAGGCGACCTGGCACGGCGAATTGCCGCCGAGTTTCGTTCTTTTGAAGCGTTCAAGAGTCAGTTTGTGAGCGTCGCAAACTCCGTCGAGGGAAGTGGATGGGGGGTTCTCGGGTATCATCAGGGCCTTCGGCGGTTACTCATTCTCCAGGCCGAGAAGCACCAGAACCTGACGATCTGGGGCGTGATCCCTCTCCTGGTGGTGGATGTGTGGGAACATGCCTACTACCTGCGCTACCAAAACCGGCGTGGTGAGTACCTGAAGGCGTTTTTCAACGTGATCGACTGGGAGAACGTGGCCGCTCGCCTGCGAGCTGCCGAGAAACTCTGA
- the rpmB gene encoding 50S ribosomal protein L28: protein MGKTCDICGKRPGRGHQISHSHRVTKRKWNPNLRRVHAIVDGAPRHIRVCTRCLRSGRVVKAG from the coding sequence ATGGGAAAGACCTGTGACATTTGCGGCAAACGTCCCGGTCGCGGCCATCAGATCAGCCACTCCCACCGGGTGACGAAGCGGAAATGGAATCCCAATTTGCGCCGGGTGCACGCGATTGTGGACGGGGCTCCCCGCCACATTCGGGTGTGCACGCGTTGTCTGCGAAGCGGCCGCGTGGTGAAGGCGGGATAA